A genomic segment from Candidatus Brocadia sinica JPN1 encodes:
- a CDS encoding c-type cytochrome, translated as MFTMTLKLGLIVALGIAGVMTTGELMAGTPQVVATIQTGPEWEPLPRGEPLTVPEVHYRVKHSPFKSELVRYGQFIFNDASWGLQGEYACASCHYERGQTTGLIWDLGDEGWGSWKNVKYIRGGRYLPPFRHEGFTGHPDEIVGATSSLDRVCGRDPGFVFRSENFSPERLESLICYIRALEFTGSPFRNADGSLTEAAKRGEKLFNDPAVGCAECHPGDAMDPKALFSDAQTHDVGTGRVGVKGFRSTPGKVFNMQALNAGEDPYGEESDTPIIGLDLVKEFDTPTLRDIYASGTYFHDGSARTLIDTINNTVNDKDMHGRTSHLSAQDLQDLVEFLKAL; from the coding sequence ATGTTTACAATGACTTTAAAATTAGGTTTAATTGTGGCCCTTGGTATAGCAGGGGTGATGACAACTGGAGAGTTGATGGCGGGTACGCCGCAGGTAGTAGCAACGATCCAGACGGGGCCGGAGTGGGAGCCTCTTCCCAGGGGTGAGCCATTGACGGTGCCTGAGGTACATTATCGGGTAAAACACTCACCATTCAAGAGTGAGCTGGTGAGGTACGGGCAGTTCATATTCAATGATGCATCATGGGGGTTGCAGGGTGAGTATGCATGCGCCAGCTGCCATTATGAGAGGGGACAGACGACGGGTTTGATCTGGGACCTTGGAGATGAAGGATGGGGAAGCTGGAAGAACGTGAAGTATATCCGTGGCGGAAGGTATTTGCCTCCGTTCAGGCATGAAGGGTTTACGGGTCATCCGGATGAAATCGTAGGTGCAACAAGTTCGCTGGACAGGGTGTGTGGAAGAGACCCTGGGTTTGTGTTCAGGAGCGAGAACTTTTCGCCGGAGAGGTTAGAATCTTTGATTTGTTACATCAGGGCATTGGAGTTTACGGGAAGTCCGTTCAGGAATGCGGATGGCAGTTTGACAGAGGCGGCAAAGAGGGGTGAGAAGTTATTTAACGACCCTGCTGTGGGATGTGCAGAGTGTCATCCGGGGGATGCAATGGATCCGAAAGCCTTGTTTAGCGATGCACAGACCCATGATGTGGGAACCGGTCGTGTAGGAGTGAAGGGTTTCAGGTCAACGCCGGGTAAGGTATTTAACATGCAGGCATTGAATGCCGGTGAGGATCCTTATGGCGAGGAGAGCGATACGCCGATCATTGGGTTGGACCTGGTAAAGGAATTTGATACGCCGACGCTGAGGGACATCTATGCATCAGGCACGTATTTCCATGACGGGAGCGCCAGGACGTTGATTGATACGATCAACAACACGGTAAATGATAAGGACATGCATGGAAGGACGTCACACCTGAGCGCTCAGGATTTGCAGGATTTGGTGGAGTTCCTGAAGGCGTTGTAA
- a CDS encoding heavy-metal-associated domain-containing protein, with amino-acid sequence MKIACKYKTILLLLLSVSFVLFNTISNKLYACGGGGSSPDGITLKLRGVNDLAEAIQLKATLQKNEAIKCANISPHKTEICISTLCPGAITEEQIIKAIKDAGYDASLPDYLTFKIDNFIHESDVKRLRECLDELPGVTTANIDLNTKDITINYYEGWIRFARKIVKTLEDNGFKAIVPIDTITFETEGMAEVDAHDVRAYLLGIFGVSGSDVDIGTNEVKVSFYRGWTTKEKLIKTIEERGNTKVKHDLMVLKTS; translated from the coding sequence ATGAAGATTGCGTGTAAATACAAGACGATATTACTATTGTTATTATCCGTAAGTTTCGTATTGTTCAATACTATTTCGAATAAGCTCTATGCATGCGGTGGCGGTGGTTCATCGCCTGATGGCATTACTCTAAAATTACGGGGAGTAAATGATCTTGCAGAGGCCATTCAACTAAAAGCCACTTTACAAAAGAACGAGGCGATCAAGTGCGCCAATATCAGCCCTCATAAAACTGAGATATGTATTTCCACCCTCTGCCCGGGAGCAATCACAGAGGAACAGATTATAAAAGCCATTAAAGATGCAGGCTATGATGCATCGTTACCCGATTACCTTACTTTTAAAATTGATAATTTCATACATGAATCAGATGTGAAAAGATTAAGGGAGTGCCTGGATGAACTACCGGGAGTTACAACAGCCAATATCGACCTTAATACAAAGGACATCACTATAAACTATTACGAAGGCTGGATCCGATTTGCCAGAAAGATAGTCAAAACCCTTGAAGATAACGGATTTAAGGCTATAGTGCCCATAGACACAATTACCTTTGAGACAGAGGGTATGGCTGAGGTTGATGCCCACGATGTGCGGGCATATCTCTTGGGTATATTTGGAGTGTCCGGTTCGGATGTCGATATTGGTACCAATGAAGTGAAGGTTAGTTTTTATCGGGGATGGACGACGAAAGAAAAACTTATAAAGACCATTGAAGAGCGTGGAAACACAAAGGTAAAACACGACCTTATGGTCCTGAAAACTTCGTAG
- a CDS encoding histone deacetylase, with protein MTLFIYDEIFLKHDTGFGHPENSRRLENTLRYLKENHLWEQLRVENPRAASMQEIGLIHPQTYIEAIKQIADTGGGWLDSDTVVSTASYDVAVHAAGAPLTAIDLIMKGEGKNAFCLVRPPGHHAIPSRGMGFCLFNNVAIAAKYIQSRYQLEKICIVDWDVHHGNGTQDAFYRDPTVLYFSMHRYPFYPGSGRKEEDGQGKGKGFTINMPLPADTTSQEYIAAFLDIMEHRVNQFAPEFIVISAGFDTYRKDTIGGLNLDIQDFRTLTEIVMKHADRCCGGRIVSCLEGGYNLSDLPLCIEAHLKALLQA; from the coding sequence ATGACACTCTTCATTTATGATGAAATCTTCTTAAAACATGATACTGGCTTTGGGCACCCGGAAAATTCCCGGCGACTGGAAAACACCCTACGGTATCTGAAAGAAAACCACCTCTGGGAACAATTAAGGGTGGAGAATCCCCGCGCAGCATCAATGCAGGAAATCGGCCTGATTCATCCGCAAACCTATATTGAGGCTATCAAACAAATCGCTGATACCGGCGGAGGATGGCTGGATAGTGATACCGTGGTTTCTACCGCCTCATATGATGTCGCTGTTCATGCAGCGGGGGCACCATTAACGGCGATAGATTTGATAATGAAAGGTGAAGGGAAGAATGCCTTTTGTCTCGTGCGTCCACCGGGTCACCATGCAATACCCTCAAGGGGAATGGGGTTTTGCCTTTTCAATAATGTAGCCATTGCAGCAAAATACATTCAATCCAGGTATCAGCTAGAAAAAATCTGTATCGTTGATTGGGATGTTCACCATGGAAACGGGACACAGGATGCGTTTTACCGTGACCCAACGGTGTTGTATTTTTCCATGCACCGGTATCCATTTTACCCTGGTTCGGGAAGGAAAGAGGAAGATGGACAGGGTAAAGGCAAGGGATTTACCATTAATATGCCTCTCCCGGCAGATACAACTTCTCAAGAGTATATCGCAGCGTTTCTGGATATCATGGAGCATCGGGTAAATCAATTTGCCCCGGAATTTATCGTTATCTCAGCAGGTTTTGATACCTATAGAAAAGACACCATTGGCGGGTTGAATTTGGATATACAGGACTTCCGTACGCTGACAGAAATTGTTATGAAGCATGCGGATAGATGCTGCGGCGGCAGGATTGTATCATGCCTTGAAGGTGGTTACAATCTATCCGATCTTCCTTTATGTATAGAAGCCCACCTCAAGGCACTGCTTCAGGCATAA
- the rpsT gene encoding 30S ribosomal protein S20, which translates to MPTMKSAKKRLRQNIKRNLRNRSRKSALRTQIKHFLGVVKEGNIPSAEEKLRLAIKKLDKAAAKGILHKNTASRKKSRLTKQLNKIKTAAPQKS; encoded by the coding sequence ATGCCAACAATGAAATCGGCCAAAAAAAGGCTCAGGCAAAACATAAAGCGTAATTTGAGAAACAGGTCTCGCAAATCTGCGCTGAGAACTCAAATAAAGCATTTTTTAGGTGTTGTGAAGGAAGGGAATATTCCGTCAGCCGAAGAAAAACTCCGGCTTGCGATAAAAAAATTAGACAAAGCAGCAGCGAAGGGGATTTTACATAAAAATACTGCCAGCAGAAAGAAGTCTCGTCTGACAAAACAATTGAATAAAATAAAAACCGCGGCGCCACAAAAAAGTTAA
- the def gene encoding peptide deformylase has translation MNIVLYPDPALRQKAKPLTEINKEVCKKAEEMMELMYQAHGIGLAAPQVGWSVRLFIIDAGGNSHEEKVFINPTIVEETGELNKEEGCLSFPGIMGKIIRSQRIKAYAYNLKGQKLEIEAEGLAARAWQHELDHLNGELFIDRMSPSNRLAVSQRLKEFERTYKSTHVPV, from the coding sequence ATGAATATTGTCTTGTATCCAGACCCGGCACTTCGCCAAAAGGCGAAGCCGCTTACGGAAATTAATAAAGAAGTATGCAAAAAAGCAGAAGAAATGATGGAATTGATGTATCAAGCCCATGGTATAGGGCTGGCAGCGCCCCAGGTGGGGTGGTCTGTCCGCCTGTTCATTATTGATGCCGGTGGGAATAGCCACGAAGAAAAGGTGTTTATCAATCCGACAATAGTTGAAGAAACGGGCGAGTTGAACAAAGAAGAGGGTTGTTTAAGTTTTCCGGGTATTATGGGGAAGATTATTCGGTCCCAGCGAATTAAGGCTTATGCTTATAACCTCAAAGGGCAAAAATTAGAAATAGAGGCGGAAGGGCTGGCTGCACGTGCATGGCAGCACGAGCTGGATCATCTTAACGGGGAACTTTTTATCGACAGAATGAGTCCTTCAAATCGTTTGGCTGTATCACAACGGTTAAAAGAGTTTGAACGGACATACAAAAGCACACATGTTCCTGTGTGA
- the fmt gene encoding methionyl-tRNA formyltransferase, with product MNVVFMGTPGFAVPSLCSLAATQKIITVITQPDRPKGRSKIPCPSPVKEAAEKLGLKIMQPLNVNDEPVVKQLQNLSPDCIVVVAFGQFLSNSIIHLPRYQCINIHASLLPKFRGAAPINWAIIQGEAVTGVTAVVMTAKMDAGDIIAQKKTPLFLEENAGDIEKRLASMGADLLVETLNLVETGKATYTKQDEREVTFAPKLKKEDGLIPWSHETKKIHNLIRGLTPSPGAYTYCLKNDTKEKKRIIILKTQIHDMPNMKTSLNPGMINEIAQCGIHVATGDGFVCITQLQPEGKRAMNAQEYLHGHKITVEDMLVS from the coding sequence ATGAATGTGGTCTTTATGGGAACGCCTGGTTTTGCAGTTCCCAGTTTATGTTCATTGGCAGCAACACAGAAAATTATCACTGTTATTACACAACCAGACAGACCAAAAGGGAGAAGCAAAATACCGTGTCCTTCTCCGGTGAAGGAAGCCGCGGAAAAATTGGGGTTAAAAATCATGCAACCTCTCAATGTTAATGATGAACCGGTTGTGAAACAACTTCAAAATCTTTCACCCGATTGTATCGTTGTTGTTGCCTTCGGACAATTCTTGTCCAATTCGATTATCCATCTTCCACGCTATCAATGCATTAACATCCACGCCTCTCTATTGCCTAAATTTCGCGGCGCCGCACCCATTAACTGGGCGATCATACAGGGAGAAGCCGTCACCGGTGTTACTGCTGTGGTTATGACTGCAAAAATGGATGCAGGAGACATTATTGCCCAGAAAAAAACGCCACTATTTTTAGAAGAAAATGCAGGAGACATTGAAAAGAGACTTGCTTCCATGGGCGCAGACCTATTGGTTGAGACGTTAAACCTTGTGGAAACAGGAAAGGCAACTTACACAAAACAGGACGAAAGAGAAGTAACCTTTGCGCCGAAACTGAAGAAAGAAGACGGCTTAATTCCATGGTCCCATGAAACAAAAAAAATTCACAATCTGATACGTGGACTAACCCCCTCGCCCGGCGCTTACACGTATTGTCTCAAAAATGATACCAAAGAAAAAAAAAGAATTATTATCCTGAAGACACAGATTCACGATATGCCAAACATGAAAACATCCCTTAACCCCGGCATGATAAATGAAATTGCTCAATGTGGAATCCATGTTGCTACCGGAGACGGGTTTGTTTGTATCACACAATTACAGCCGGAGGGTAAGCGTGCAATGAATGCACAGGAATACTTACATGGTCATAAGATAACCGTTGAAGACATGCTTGTATCGTAA
- a CDS encoding DUF116 domain-containing protein produces MEFIDKKVVSINNLMLKFRKKKCSPKNLLILFPHCIQNSQCKQNVRNDLNECKRCGKCKIKDLLEFSEKYGVNISLATGGRVALQRVMAEDIHGVIAIACEKELRTGLMAAMSKAIFAVPNLRPHGYCKDTDVYLDEVKEAIEKFLT; encoded by the coding sequence ATGGAATTTATTGATAAAAAAGTTGTTTCTATCAATAACCTTATGTTGAAGTTTCGCAAGAAAAAGTGTTCTCCGAAAAATTTGTTGATCTTGTTTCCCCATTGCATCCAGAATTCACAGTGCAAGCAAAATGTCAGGAACGACCTGAACGAATGTAAACGTTGTGGGAAATGTAAAATCAAGGATTTACTGGAATTTTCAGAGAAATATGGAGTGAATATTAGCCTCGCCACAGGGGGGCGCGTCGCCCTTCAAAGGGTAATGGCTGAAGACATACATGGGGTAATAGCGATTGCCTGCGAAAAGGAACTCCGGACGGGTTTGATGGCAGCTATGTCTAAGGCAATATTTGCAGTTCCTAATCTAAGACCTCACGGATATTGCAAGGATACGGATGTATATCTGGATGAGGTAAAAGAAGCTATTGAAAAATTCCTCACATAA